One genomic segment of Chitinophaga sancti includes these proteins:
- a CDS encoding DUF2339 domain-containing protein codes for MFETIICLLLVVILIIIIKLKSDLLDQLSSLHRRLDNLTLPQVEKEITPPSPAYTPPPVYTQPPPKPVPPPLPKPESPPHAREPQPVPHKETYIPYPPMSVVETPPEPIPTFWEKYPDLEKFIGENLFNKIGIGVLVIGIGFFLKYAIDQNWINETGRTFIGILCGGILLGIAHRMRKTFAAFSSVLVGGGIAVLYFSITIAFQQYHLISQTLAFIMMILITAFAVFLSISYNRVELAVLAILGGFTAPFLVSTGHGNAGVLFTYILILNTGMLVLAYFKKWHLVNIISYIATVLLFGTWLSYSIGTESPAKPVPYITALVFATLFYIVFFLMNVVNNIRLHRPFREPEIILLLSNTFLYYAAGMVILAHIHGGMFQGLFTAMIAVFNFVFAYVLHRNKYADRLLIYFLIGLVLSFLSLAAPIQLKGHYITLFWAAESVLLLYLYQRSALKLMKIASLIVMVLTAGSLIMDWFNLYGYHMVLMTPVLNRGFITNAAVVAALFIYRKLLAKEKDENFFPILPLPHMQLLLNIAFVVLIYATIQMEVFFQFHLRIPPIAGMMAHLVNYIALAVLLYITSKGHAMFRYLILIFTLISLAVFVNDNDTAVIFRNAWLTGAGTGSYFGTYFIIPPVVIVMLFMVWKFIKPLLKDNRVFLLQILNTVVVLYTLSALLDHVVVLIAMHPRADIDSIVHSNQKTGYSILWGIYAFVLMFLGLKWADKNVRIIAIALFGITILKLFLVDISTLSEGGKIAAFISLGVLLLIISFMYQRLKKIILDDKQEQKA; via the coding sequence ATGTTCGAAACTATCATTTGTTTACTCCTGGTTGTTATCCTGATCATTATCATCAAATTGAAGAGTGACCTACTCGATCAGCTGAGTTCCCTGCATCGCAGGCTGGACAACCTCACACTGCCACAGGTAGAAAAGGAGATTACACCACCATCACCTGCCTACACGCCGCCACCGGTTTATACACAGCCGCCGCCTAAACCGGTCCCGCCGCCGCTACCTAAACCGGAATCACCGCCTCATGCCAGAGAACCGCAGCCTGTTCCCCATAAAGAAACGTATATTCCATATCCACCTATGAGCGTAGTGGAAACACCACCGGAGCCTATTCCTACCTTCTGGGAAAAATACCCTGATCTGGAGAAATTTATCGGTGAAAACCTCTTTAACAAAATTGGTATTGGTGTGTTAGTGATCGGTATTGGTTTCTTCCTGAAATATGCGATCGACCAAAACTGGATCAACGAAACCGGCCGTACTTTCATCGGCATTCTATGTGGCGGCATCCTGCTGGGTATTGCACACCGTATGCGCAAAACCTTTGCTGCATTCAGTTCTGTACTGGTAGGCGGAGGGATCGCTGTATTGTATTTCTCTATCACAATTGCTTTTCAGCAATATCATCTCATTAGCCAGACGCTGGCTTTCATCATGATGATATTGATCACCGCATTCGCTGTTTTTCTATCTATCAGTTACAATCGTGTGGAACTGGCCGTATTAGCAATCTTAGGCGGCTTCACCGCGCCTTTCCTCGTAAGTACAGGCCATGGTAATGCAGGTGTATTATTTACTTATATCCTCATTCTGAATACAGGTATGCTGGTGCTGGCTTACTTTAAAAAGTGGCACCTTGTCAATATCATTTCGTACATCGCAACGGTGTTGTTATTTGGCACCTGGCTCTCTTATAGCATCGGTACTGAATCGCCGGCCAAACCTGTACCTTATATCACGGCACTGGTATTCGCAACCTTGTTCTATATCGTGTTTTTCCTCATGAATGTGGTGAACAATATTCGTTTGCACAGACCATTCAGGGAACCTGAAATCATCCTGCTGCTAAGTAATACATTCCTGTATTATGCCGCAGGTATGGTGATCCTCGCACATATTCACGGTGGCATGTTCCAGGGATTATTCACGGCGATGATCGCTGTATTCAATTTTGTCTTTGCATATGTATTGCATAGGAATAAATACGCAGACCGGCTGTTGATCTACTTCCTCATAGGATTAGTACTTTCTTTCCTGAGTCTTGCTGCGCCTATTCAATTGAAAGGCCATTACATCACCTTGTTCTGGGCAGCAGAAAGTGTATTGCTGTTATACCTCTACCAGCGCTCTGCACTCAAACTGATGAAGATTGCATCGCTCATTGTAATGGTACTCACCGCTGGTAGTCTGATCATGGACTGGTTCAATCTATATGGTTATCACATGGTGCTAATGACACCTGTGCTAAACAGGGGTTTTATTACTAATGCAGCTGTTGTAGCCGCATTATTTATCTACAGGAAATTGCTGGCAAAGGAAAAAGATGAAAACTTCTTCCCAATACTGCCATTGCCGCACATGCAGTTGCTGTTGAACATCGCTTTCGTTGTGCTCATCTATGCGACCATACAAATGGAAGTGTTCTTCCAGTTCCACTTACGCATACCACCTATTGCCGGTATGATGGCACATCTGGTCAACTATATTGCACTGGCCGTATTGCTGTACATTACCAGCAAAGGACATGCGATGTTCAGGTACCTGATCCTCATATTCACCCTGATATCACTGGCCGTGTTTGTGAATGATAATGATACAGCTGTGATTTTCCGGAATGCATGGCTGACTGGCGCTGGAACGGGTAGTTATTTCGGCACGTATTTCATCATTCCTCCTGTAGTGATAGTGATGCTATTCATGGTCTGGAAATTTATCAAACCTTTGCTCAAAGACAACCGGGTATTCCTGCTACAGATCCTGAATACAGTGGTTGTACTATATACCCTCAGTGCATTGCTGGATCACGTGGTGGTACTGATCGCTATGCATCCACGGGCTGACATTGACAGCATTGTGCATAGTAATCAGAAAACCGGGTACAGTATTTTATGGGGTATCTATGCCTTTGTACTGATGTTCCTTGGTTTAAAATGGGCGGACAAAAATGTGCGTATTATCGCGATCGCACTCTTTGGTATCACCATTTTAAAATTATTCCTGGTAGATATCAGTACCCTCTCAGAAGGTGGTAAGATCGCCGCATTTATATCATTGGGCGTATTATTACTGATTATTTCCTTCATGTATCAACGATTGAAAAAAATCATTCTGGATGACAAGCAAGAACAAAAAGCTTAA
- a CDS encoding RagB/SusD family nutrient uptake outer membrane protein: MIKQFIYNTLLAGVMIWGLAACTKDLDRNPITEETTASVYTDFSNYKSILAKLYAGLATTGQTGPTGSADISGIDEGTSNYIRAYYQMQELPTDEAVMGWNDGTIQNFHKMNWTADDNFITAMFARLYYQISQCNEFIRQTSDSKLSSNGITGTNAEEAKTFRAEARFLRALSYYHALDMFGNVPFSTDTNEVSYYYPNQVSRTELFTYIESELKELETLLADPGANEYGRADKACVWMLLSRLYLNAQVYTGTDHYTDAITYSTKVINSGYSLVSSYANMFKADNNATSKSEFLLTSNFDGARTQTYGGTTYLVCAQLGGTMTPSDFGVSSAWAGLRTTSAFVKLFPDVTGATDSRAMFYTSGQNLEITDLTTFTDGYAVTKWSNKTSAGGTGSSTTFVDTDFPLFRLPEAYLNYAEAVLRGGTGGSTAEALTYVNKIRERAYGDASGDITSGQLNLQFILDERGREFYWEGYRRTDLIRYGYFTGNSYVWPWKGGVAAGTAVGDFRTLYPIPATELVANPNLKQNSGY; the protein is encoded by the coding sequence ATGATCAAGCAATTCATATATAATACATTACTTGCCGGTGTGATGATATGGGGACTGGCAGCATGTACAAAAGACCTGGACCGCAATCCTATCACGGAAGAAACGACGGCCAGTGTATATACAGACTTTAGTAACTACAAAAGTATACTGGCCAAGCTGTATGCAGGTCTGGCTACTACAGGGCAAACCGGACCAACCGGTAGTGCTGATATAAGTGGTATAGACGAAGGTACATCCAACTACATCCGTGCTTACTACCAGATGCAGGAATTACCTACTGATGAAGCTGTGATGGGATGGAATGATGGTACTATTCAGAACTTCCACAAAATGAACTGGACAGCGGATGACAACTTCATCACTGCCATGTTTGCCCGTCTCTATTACCAGATTTCCCAGTGTAATGAGTTTATCCGTCAGACGTCTGATTCAAAACTGAGCAGCAATGGTATTACTGGTACGAATGCAGAAGAAGCAAAAACATTCAGGGCAGAAGCCAGGTTCCTGCGTGCACTGAGTTACTATCATGCATTGGACATGTTTGGGAATGTACCTTTCTCTACCGATACGAACGAAGTATCCTACTATTATCCTAACCAGGTTTCCCGTACAGAACTGTTCACATATATAGAGTCAGAGCTGAAAGAACTGGAAACACTGCTGGCAGATCCAGGTGCCAATGAATATGGTCGTGCAGATAAGGCCTGTGTATGGATGCTCTTATCCAGGTTATACCTGAATGCACAGGTATATACAGGTACTGATCATTACACTGATGCGATTACCTATAGTACCAAAGTGATCAACTCCGGTTATTCACTGGTGTCCAGTTATGCAAACATGTTTAAAGCAGATAACAACGCTACTTCCAAATCAGAGTTTCTGCTCACTTCCAACTTTGACGGTGCCAGAACCCAGACTTATGGAGGTACTACATACCTGGTCTGCGCGCAATTGGGGGGAACGATGACACCTTCTGACTTTGGTGTAAGCAGTGCCTGGGCTGGTTTACGTACTACCAGTGCATTTGTGAAATTATTTCCAGATGTAACAGGTGCGACTGATAGCCGGGCGATGTTTTATACCAGCGGGCAAAACCTGGAAATCACAGACCTGACCACTTTCACCGATGGTTATGCGGTAACCAAATGGAGCAATAAAACATCTGCTGGTGGTACTGGTTCCAGCACCACATTTGTAGATACTGACTTTCCGTTGTTCCGTTTACCAGAAGCTTACCTGAACTATGCAGAAGCTGTATTGAGAGGAGGTACCGGTGGTAGCACCGCCGAGGCACTGACTTATGTAAACAAAATCCGTGAAAGAGCTTATGGCGATGCGAGCGGAGATATCACCAGTGGTCAGCTCAACCTTCAATTCATTCTGGATGAAAGAGGTCGTGAATTCTACTGGGAAGGTTATCGCAGAACAGACCTGATCCGTTATGGATACTTCACGGGCAACAGTTATGTATGGCCATGGAAAGGCGGTGTAGCAGCTGGTACAGCTGTAGGAGACTTCCGCACACTGTATCCGATTCCAGCTACAGAACTGGTGGCTAATCCAAATCTCAAACAGAACAGTGGTTACTAA
- a CDS encoding LacI family DNA-binding transcriptional regulator, with translation MERVDIKRLAEKLNLSTSTVSRAFRGNSDINPETKARILSAAKEFNYQPNHHASNLRDKRSNTIAIIVPEIANNFFSQAIHGIERVAREKDYYTLIYLTDDDFDKEVMFIEKLYNGRVDGIIMSASGEANDHRYLNNMGNKRIPLVFFDRVYDDVDVPKVTTDDYESAFSATRHLIEAGCQKIAFLVINKSLSIGNVRMQGYRDALQHAGIPFQEQLVVDCSNDYDKNYQILTNFLLHERPDGLFTAVERLAISSYYVCHDLGINIPKDVKVVSFSSLEIASLLNPALSTITQPAYDLGTHAAEMLFKVLEGTPPQNNHIVLGSRLIPRYSSAKV, from the coding sequence ATGGAGCGTGTTGATATAAAACGATTGGCAGAAAAGCTCAACCTATCCACATCTACTGTTTCAAGGGCATTTAGAGGTAACAGCGATATCAATCCGGAAACTAAAGCAAGAATCTTGTCTGCAGCAAAGGAATTCAATTACCAGCCAAATCACCATGCCAGTAATCTGCGGGATAAGCGAAGTAATACCATCGCCATCATAGTACCGGAAATCGCGAATAACTTCTTCTCTCAGGCCATCCACGGTATAGAACGTGTAGCCCGTGAAAAAGATTATTACACCCTGATCTACCTCACCGACGATGATTTTGACAAAGAAGTCATGTTCATAGAGAAATTGTACAATGGTCGTGTGGATGGTATCATTATGTCAGCCTCCGGCGAAGCCAATGATCACCGGTATTTGAATAATATGGGGAATAAACGTATTCCGCTGGTCTTTTTCGATAGGGTATATGATGATGTAGACGTACCGAAAGTGACCACTGATGACTATGAAAGTGCTTTCTCCGCCACCCGTCATCTTATAGAAGCAGGTTGCCAGAAGATCGCTTTCCTAGTAATTAATAAGAGTCTGTCTATTGGTAATGTTCGTATGCAGGGTTACAGAGACGCTTTGCAGCATGCGGGCATCCCATTTCAGGAACAACTGGTGGTAGATTGTAGCAATGATTATGACAAAAACTACCAGATCCTGACCAATTTCTTACTGCACGAACGGCCTGATGGCCTCTTCACTGCCGTAGAACGTCTTGCTATTTCAAGTTATTACGTTTGCCACGACCTGGGTATCAATATTCCGAAGGATGTAAAAGTCGTGAGCTTTTCGAGTTTGGAAATTGCCTCTCTACTCAATCCGGCACTCTCCACCATTACGCAGCCAGCCTACGATTTAGGCACACATGCTGCAGAAATGCTCTTCAAAGTACTGGAAGGAACACCCCCTCAGAACAATCATATCGTATTGGGTTCCAGGCTCATTCCCCGTTACTCCTCGGCAAAAGTGTAA
- a CDS encoding putative glycolipid-binding domain-containing protein, with protein MQKIIVWKNSTINTTEFVSIEKEEMTTVKGYITGEGFGKPWLVRYTLTLNPRWEAQTVIIEVMSEQNYTIELYKNDLQQWLNEKGEHLKAFDGCVDVDISFTPFTNSLPINRLQLTKGEGQNISVVWVDIKNGDVKRVKQRYLNKGSKIYKYENEHSGYISELIVDDEGYVVDYPGVWQKIY; from the coding sequence ATGCAAAAGATAATAGTTTGGAAAAACAGTACGATCAATACGACTGAATTTGTCAGTATTGAAAAGGAAGAAATGACTACCGTCAAGGGATATATCACCGGCGAGGGCTTCGGAAAGCCATGGCTGGTGAGATATACGCTCACACTCAATCCACGTTGGGAAGCACAGACAGTAATCATCGAAGTAATGTCTGAGCAGAACTATACCATTGAGTTGTATAAGAATGATTTACAACAGTGGTTGAATGAAAAAGGAGAGCACCTAAAAGCCTTTGATGGTTGTGTAGATGTAGATATCTCTTTCACGCCTTTTACCAATTCATTGCCTATCAACAGGCTGCAGCTCACGAAAGGAGAGGGGCAGAACATCAGTGTTGTATGGGTAGATATTAAAAATGGAGATGTGAAAAGGGTGAAACAGCGGTATCTGAACAAGGGGAGTAAGATTTACAAGTATGAGAATGAGCACTCCGGGTATATTTCAGAGTTGATTGTAGACGATGAGGGGTATGTAGTTGATTACCCTGGCGTATGGCAAAAGATATATTAG
- a CDS encoding SusC/RagA family TonB-linked outer membrane protein, whose protein sequence is MKRTHFTRLALLLCFILVTLGVYAQSGSISGSVTDDTNSPVPGTILFIKGTSKNAVADSVGHYTIKGISAGSYVLVARMAGFEGVEKAITVGNDNTELNIQLKTDTKGLSEVVVIGYGTQKKSDLTGSIALVTTKDFNKGPASSPEQLITGKVPGVLITSNGGAPGSGSTIRVRGGASLNATNDPLVVIDGVPVENGNVSGSSNALAMVNPNDIESFSVLKDASATAIYGSRASNGVVIITTKKGRAGDKLKLAFSTNNAVSKVTSYSPVLSAAEFTDIVKAHGNDTQIGMLGTDNTDWQKQIYQSALSSDNNLSISGSWKKLPYRVSVGHLFQDGILKTSNLKRTSGAVNLSPSLFDDHLKINLNLKGSVADNRFADQGAINAAVAFDPTKPVYSGNDNFGGYYEWLQNGDLFALATRNPLGMLKLKNDASTVKRSIGNLQFDYKFHFLPDLHANMNLGYDYSKGTGNTNIPAYAALSYYNGSGGSYHHYEQEKQDKLFDFYLNYSKALKAIKSSVNVTAGYSYQDFITTTPAFATLDGSGDTTTAAGNYSKSQHTLVSFFGRLNYTFNEKYMLTATLRRDGTSRFAKHWGNFPSVALAWRIKDEVFLKNSKVLSDLKLRLGYGVTGQEDIGQDYAAVSRYTWGDAASSYQLGDSYYQTLRAAGYDQNIKWEQTATYNVALDYGFLNNRINGSVDFYYKKTSDLLATVTAPAGTNLTNTLFTNVGSLENKGVEFIVNATPIMTKDFSWNAGFNITYNQNKILSLSKVQSDTAVGFATGGISGGTGNTIQINSTGYAINSFYVYKQIYDKNGKPIEGLYEDRNGDGAITAADKYRYKSPNPTLYLSFNSNFNYKEWTLGFSLRSNIGNYIYNNQASNFGNYKSFQNAAFLANMSSSVLKTNFANPQYWSDYYVENGSFVRMDYLNLAYDFGRIWHQKLGVRVNANVQNVFVITKYSGQDPEVFSGIDDKFYPRPRVYSLGVNLDF, encoded by the coding sequence ATGAAACGAACACACTTTACCCGGTTAGCGCTGCTGTTGTGTTTTATCCTGGTTACCTTAGGCGTATATGCCCAATCAGGAAGTATCAGCGGATCCGTTACGGACGACACGAATAGTCCGGTTCCGGGAACCATCCTTTTTATAAAAGGCACCAGCAAAAATGCAGTTGCAGATAGTGTAGGCCATTACACTATCAAAGGTATAAGTGCCGGTAGTTATGTACTGGTAGCAAGAATGGCCGGTTTCGAAGGCGTAGAAAAAGCCATCACAGTAGGCAATGACAATACGGAACTGAACATTCAACTGAAAACTGATACCAAAGGGTTAAGCGAAGTCGTAGTGATCGGTTATGGTACGCAAAAGAAAAGCGACCTCACCGGCTCTATCGCCCTCGTAACTACGAAAGATTTTAACAAAGGCCCTGCCTCTTCTCCTGAACAACTCATCACTGGTAAAGTTCCCGGTGTACTGATCACTTCCAATGGTGGTGCACCTGGTAGTGGTAGTACCATCCGCGTACGTGGTGGTGCTTCTCTGAATGCTACCAACGATCCGCTGGTTGTAATAGATGGCGTACCTGTTGAAAACGGTAATGTAAGCGGTTCTTCCAATGCACTGGCCATGGTGAACCCAAATGATATCGAATCTTTCAGCGTATTGAAAGATGCATCTGCCACCGCTATCTATGGTTCCCGCGCTTCCAATGGTGTGGTGATCATCACTACCAAGAAAGGTCGTGCCGGCGATAAACTGAAACTCGCTTTCAGTACAAACAATGCGGTGTCTAAAGTGACCAGCTATTCTCCTGTATTATCTGCTGCAGAATTTACTGATATAGTGAAAGCACATGGTAATGATACACAGATCGGCATGCTGGGTACTGATAATACCGATTGGCAAAAACAAATTTACCAGTCAGCCCTGAGCTCTGACAATAACCTGAGCATCAGCGGTTCCTGGAAAAAATTACCTTACCGCGTTTCTGTAGGTCACCTCTTCCAGGATGGTATACTTAAAACATCCAACCTGAAAAGAACTTCCGGAGCAGTCAACCTCTCTCCAAGCCTCTTCGACGATCACCTGAAAATAAACCTGAACCTGAAAGGATCTGTTGCCGATAACCGTTTTGCTGACCAGGGAGCTATCAACGCAGCAGTTGCGTTTGATCCGACCAAACCTGTTTATTCTGGTAATGACAACTTTGGTGGTTACTATGAGTGGCTGCAAAATGGTGATTTGTTTGCGCTGGCTACAAGAAACCCGCTGGGTATGCTGAAACTGAAGAATGATGCATCTACTGTGAAGAGAAGTATCGGCAACTTACAGTTCGACTACAAGTTCCATTTCCTGCCTGACCTGCATGCGAATATGAACCTGGGTTATGACTACTCTAAAGGTACCGGTAATACGAATATACCAGCTTATGCAGCATTGTCTTATTACAATGGTAGTGGCGGTTCCTATCATCATTACGAACAGGAAAAACAGGACAAACTCTTTGATTTTTACCTGAACTATAGCAAAGCATTAAAGGCGATTAAGAGCTCTGTTAATGTGACTGCCGGTTATTCCTACCAGGATTTCATCACCACCACACCAGCGTTTGCAACACTGGATGGTTCCGGAGATACTACGACTGCTGCGGGTAACTATAGTAAATCACAACATACACTTGTTTCCTTCTTTGGCCGTTTGAATTATACATTCAATGAGAAGTATATGCTGACTGCTACCCTGCGTCGTGACGGTACTTCCCGCTTCGCAAAGCATTGGGGTAACTTCCCTTCCGTAGCACTGGCATGGAGAATTAAAGACGAAGTTTTCCTGAAGAATTCTAAAGTACTCTCTGACCTGAAACTGAGACTGGGTTATGGTGTAACCGGCCAGGAAGATATCGGGCAGGATTATGCTGCTGTATCCCGCTATACCTGGGGGGATGCCGCTTCTTCCTATCAACTGGGAGATTCTTATTATCAGACGCTGCGTGCAGCAGGTTACGATCAGAACATCAAGTGGGAGCAAACTGCAACTTACAACGTTGCACTGGATTATGGTTTCCTGAATAACAGGATCAACGGTAGTGTGGATTTCTACTATAAGAAAACCAGCGATCTGCTGGCGACCGTAACAGCTCCTGCAGGTACTAACCTGACTAATACACTGTTCACAAACGTAGGTAGCCTGGAAAACAAGGGGGTGGAATTCATTGTGAATGCTACACCTATCATGACAAAAGACTTCTCCTGGAATGCAGGTTTCAACATCACCTACAATCAAAACAAGATCCTGTCTCTTTCCAAGGTGCAAAGTGATACAGCTGTAGGTTTTGCTACAGGCGGCATTTCTGGTGGTACTGGTAATACTATCCAGATCAATTCAACAGGTTATGCCATCAATTCCTTCTACGTTTACAAACAGATTTACGATAAGAATGGTAAGCCAATTGAAGGTTTGTATGAAGACAGGAATGGCGATGGTGCTATTACGGCGGCAGATAAATACCGTTACAAATCACCAAATCCAACTTTATACCTGAGCTTCAATTCAAATTTCAATTACAAAGAGTGGACCCTTGGTTTCAGTCTGCGTAGTAACATTGGTAACTATATCTACAACAACCAGGCTTCCAACTTCGGTAACTATAAGTCTTTCCAGAATGCTGCTTTCCTGGCAAATATGTCATCCAGTGTGTTGAAGACAAATTTCGCCAACCCGCAATACTGGTCTGATTACTATGTAGAAAACGGTTCATTTGTGCGTATGGATTATCTGAACCTGGCGTATGATTTTGGCCGCATCTGGCATCAGAAATTAGGTGTGCGTGTAAATGCGAACGTACAGAATGTATTCGTGATCACTAAATACAGTGGTCAGGATCCGGAAGTTTTCAGCGGTATAGATGATAAGTTCTATCCACGTCCAAGAGTATATTCCCTGGGCGTTAACCTTGATTTCTAA
- a CDS encoding DUF2130 domain-containing protein: protein MGTQITCPNCRHQFVMEDAFAADIEKEMRGKMETEWRKRVDALQNEKNQLAQIRQQVEQQKQSQQEELTKLLETEKSKLQATLSENIRKSISETYENQLQLLQQANIEQEEKLKEARRQELDFLRKEQDLMAKEQEIEISIQKKLLEERNLLTEKIRREEADRNQLKDHEYQLKLAEMAKQLEDQRKLAEEMRRKAEQGSTQLQGEIQELVLEELLKGAFPFDEIAEVGKGVRGADCIQLIRNQFGQECGKIIYESKRTKDFARDWLEKLKADMRSQGADIAILVTQAMPKDMERFGEKEGVWICTFNEVRALAHVLREGIIKVAGALKTQENRGDKVHMLYGYLTSGEFAEQWKAIREGFMAMKISIQKEKDAMEKIWKAREKQLEKVLLNAAHIKGSIEGIAGTDSVDLKLLEDAADAMLD, encoded by the coding sequence ATGGGAACACAAATCACCTGTCCTAACTGCAGGCACCAGTTTGTCATGGAGGATGCATTTGCAGCAGATATTGAAAAAGAGATGCGCGGTAAAATGGAAACTGAATGGCGCAAACGTGTGGATGCATTACAAAATGAAAAAAATCAACTGGCTCAAATCCGCCAGCAGGTAGAACAACAAAAGCAATCACAACAGGAGGAGCTCACTAAGTTACTCGAAACTGAAAAGAGTAAACTACAGGCGACCCTGTCTGAGAATATCCGTAAGAGCATATCCGAAACTTACGAAAACCAGTTACAGCTCCTGCAACAGGCCAATATAGAACAGGAAGAAAAATTGAAGGAGGCCAGGCGCCAGGAACTGGACTTCCTGCGCAAGGAACAGGACCTGATGGCCAAGGAGCAGGAAATCGAAATCTCTATCCAGAAAAAACTACTGGAAGAGCGTAACCTGCTCACTGAAAAGATCCGCAGGGAAGAAGCCGACCGCAACCAGCTGAAAGACCATGAGTACCAGTTAAAACTGGCTGAAATGGCCAAACAACTGGAAGACCAGCGCAAACTGGCCGAAGAAATGCGGCGTAAAGCAGAACAGGGTTCTACACAGTTACAAGGTGAAATACAGGAACTGGTGCTGGAAGAACTGTTGAAAGGCGCCTTCCCCTTCGACGAAATCGCTGAAGTGGGCAAAGGCGTAAGAGGCGCCGACTGTATTCAACTGATCCGAAACCAGTTCGGGCAGGAATGTGGCAAGATCATTTACGAAAGCAAACGCACAAAAGACTTTGCAAGAGACTGGCTGGAAAAGCTGAAAGCCGATATGCGCAGCCAGGGAGCAGACATTGCCATCCTCGTGACCCAGGCCATGCCGAAAGACATGGAACGGTTTGGTGAAAAAGAAGGCGTATGGATCTGCACATTTAACGAAGTAAGGGCACTGGCGCATGTACTCAGAGAAGGTATTATCAAAGTAGCCGGTGCACTCAAAACCCAGGAAAACAGGGGCGATAAAGTACACATGCTCTATGGCTACCTGACCAGTGGCGAATTTGCCGAACAATGGAAAGCGATCCGCGAAGGATTTATGGCCATGAAAATCTCTATCCAGAAGGAAAAGGATGCCATGGAAAAGATCTGGAAAGCAAGAGAAAAACAACTGGAAAAGGTATTACTCAACGCCGCACATATCAAAGGCTCTATCGAAGGTATTGCAGGAACAGATTCGGTAGATCTGAAACTCCTGGAAGATGCCGCCGATGCAATGCTGGATTAA
- a CDS encoding FAD:protein FMN transferase, with the protein MLFIDMRLLLLLLLLPLTAYSQTVLEGKAQGTYYVIKYISADTTSLQREIEAIFADIDQSLSLYKPHSLINQFNEKGHVQMDTHMQAVIKKALVISKITNGAFDITVKPLVDVWGFGVHAPAERKIPSPDTLRTILSHVGYQYLKIKGSGLFRTKAGITLDCNGIAQGYTTDVIGRFLDSKGIQNYLVDVGGELCAKGKNSQQQYWTVGIEGENQRVIPLQDRAVTTSGNYRRFFDSGGKRFAHTIDPRNGQAIHNNIISVTVLAKDAMTADGFDNALILMGVEKAFAFIRLHPELQLEAGFIYKDTEGNIQESFSPGFPE; encoded by the coding sequence ATGCTTTTCATTGATATGCGGCTATTATTATTGTTATTATTACTCCCTTTGACGGCGTATTCCCAAACAGTATTGGAAGGAAAAGCACAGGGTACTTACTATGTCATTAAATACATCTCAGCAGATACGACATCACTGCAGCGGGAAATCGAGGCTATTTTCGCAGACATTGACCAATCCCTGTCTTTGTACAAACCCCATTCCCTGATCAATCAATTCAATGAAAAGGGGCATGTGCAAATGGATACCCACATGCAGGCCGTCATCAAAAAAGCACTCGTGATCAGTAAGATCACCAATGGCGCATTTGACATCACGGTTAAACCATTGGTCGATGTATGGGGATTTGGTGTCCATGCTCCGGCAGAAAGAAAAATTCCATCTCCCGATACTTTAAGAACTATCTTATCTCACGTAGGATATCAATATCTGAAAATAAAAGGTTCCGGACTTTTCCGCACCAAAGCTGGTATAACTCTCGATTGCAATGGTATTGCCCAGGGATACACTACCGATGTAATAGGCCGTTTCCTTGATAGTAAAGGCATTCAAAACTACCTGGTAGATGTAGGTGGAGAACTGTGTGCAAAAGGGAAAAACAGTCAGCAGCAATACTGGACTGTTGGTATAGAAGGTGAAAACCAGCGGGTCATTCCATTGCAAGACAGGGCAGTCACTACCAGCGGTAATTACCGTCGTTTTTTTGACTCAGGGGGTAAACGGTTTGCGCACACCATCGATCCCCGAAATGGACAAGCCATTCACAATAATATTATCAGTGTCACAGTTCTGGCAAAAGATGCTATGACGGCGGATGGTTTTGACAATGCCCTGATTTTAATGGGTGTAGAAAAAGCATTCGCTTTTATACGGCTACATCCGGAATTGCAGCTGGAAGCGGGTTTTATTTATAAAGATACGGAAGGCAATATACAGGAAAGCTTCTCTCCGGGGTTCCCTGAATAA